GATAATCGTAGGGATCTTATGATATCGAATTTCAGGAGATTGCAACCAAGGATAATCACTGTGATCGAAGAAGAAGCTGATCTTGACGTTGGGGTTGACGGGTTGGAGTTCGTTAAAGGTTTTCACGAATGTTTAAGATGGTTTAGGGTTTACTTTGAAGCCTTAGATGATTGTTTTGAGAGAACAAGCAATGTAAGGTTGATGCTGGAACAAGCAGCTGGTCGAGCCATAGTTGATTTGGTGGCTTGTTCGCCGTCCATGTCCATTGAGATGCGGGAGCCAGCGACCCGCTGGTCCTGGCGGTTTAAAGCGAGTGGATTTAACCCCGTGGTTCTGAGTGATGAAGTGTGCGATGATGTACGCGCCTTGTTGAGAAGGTACAAGGAAGGTTGGTCAATGGCACAGTGTCCTGACGCCGGAATATTCTTGTCTTGGAAAGACCAACCGGTGGTTTGGGCCAGTGCATGGCGGCCTTGATGAGGGCGATATATGTGTTTTTCCTTTGAGTGCATGGAGGGATTCAAATGTGTGCTATGTTTTTCTCGGACGTGTAGTGAGATTTGTTAAAAGGGAGATAGAAGGAAGTGGGGGTGCCAGAATTTGCTTTTTGACTTGGGTAATTTGATTTTCAGTAATTATTTTTTGtatgaaaatcaaataaaatatattatggtGTTTGGTTCTGATCAATTTCTTTTCTCATTTCtatattatatatttgttttaaatgagtttataatataataagttgtattttgataaaaaaattatatataataagttattaaaattaaatttatgtttttattattaaaattattaagatCATATTTATAGTAaagttaaattatttaaaattattatttacaacaatagatatcatatatttactaaattattatataaaaaattaacacTTGTTATGACATGACTACAAATGCCCAAGAAACAAAAGGCCCAAACAGCCTAAAACAACTATCTTAAGAGTATACCCAGTAAAGCATGATGAGAAAGGTCACGTGAGAAGCATATGAGATGCAACCATCAAAGGTCTCCAACAATCCTTACCCACCGTTCATCATCTTCAACTTTGGTTTGAGAGCGATCGGAGTCCCAACTTCAGGGTTctatattttttcctttttttggaAAACCTTTCACCCCAATAACCCAAAAGTAAAATCAAGCATTAgcatataataacaaaatctgTTATATATTTACTCTTTATctttattaagtttattttatattatataatatatgttgaaaacatatatattatataatactaAAAATCTTATTATATGATATCCATGTAGAAATCACGATTTTAAAACATAGATGTTTATTTAAAAGTAACATATAACGAACAATAAAACGTATAGTTTAGAACCAgataatcataataacacataaaatatgtataatattaaaataaaaaattgattaaaatataagtgaattaaaatttaaacacataaattcattaaataaatcaTACTAAATGCATTATATTTACAAAATGGTAACTACAAATTCTGAACAtaagaaatttaattaaaatttgcaattatttacaaaatatttaaaagaaaaatataggTCCTTCCATATCTACTTTGGGGCCTAAGAATATTAGAACGGCCACTAGTTAAGAGGGGTTGGGTTGTTCCCATTATGAGGAATCTTAAAAGATGTTTAGTCGTAAGTGGCATATCCCTGCCACGCTTTGTGTTTGATGTGGCCCGACCATTTCTCTCTACTGTctactttcttcttcttttttctttttttttttttcaaacgaCCTACTTTCTTttatttgagtagaatttttcTCCTACTCTCtactatttcattttcatttattttgaaaataaaaatcaataaggAGAGAAATAAGAAGGCGAGGCGACAATTCATCTTGATAGGATAAAGAGTCGTTGTATTTTAACAGTTGATACTGTGATGAGAGTGGTTGAGAGAAAGTAAGAAATGAATGCTAGAAGGGTTTAGATATATGAAATAAAGGGTTCGTCATGCATCAATATCTTACTAGTGGCAAAGTCACATCTTGTCTCCCTCTAGAGATGATAATGCAATTTTATAAAGCAGTGATATGACATCTTAGGACGGCTTAATAATCAATGCACGAGACATTTCATACACTCTTGACATAAGTAGTTCGCGAAGAAAATTCGTCAACTATGAGATTCGTTCAAAAATAGTTCGATGCTAAAAGTCTATTTAATGTGAGATTCATCTAAAAACGTCACTTGTAATTGTTTTTAAAGGTGATATAACAATTAGTATATTTTCATCATCTATTTATCTTTAGTTACAAGTTAaaaatttatttgttatttactTAAGTGGCCGCAAATTCAAGTGACTTCATGTACATATGATATGATCCACCAATGTGAAAAATTAACCTAATAacaataaattgtaaaaactcaaatgaaagttaaaatttaatattgcataattaataattttaaaataagtatATAGAATTATTTGATATGGAATAAGAGCTGACCattgaattaataaaaaaaacatcACAATAATTTAGTTTTTCTCTTTTGTTACATAAACTCTTAGGTGCTTTTGGTTAAGTAGAAAGGTGGAggataaaagaaataatataataaattttaagtgTGCTTGGTAAAGAAGAAAAGTGAAAGGAAAGAAAATAGGAAAGAAGATTATTTTTCAtcttaatatataaaaatcaatCCTTCTAAATTGGAATGATGAGAGGAGAGAAAATGAAATAGAGGTATATATTAGTTCAAAATTAtgtaattttcaattattttattttattttcttttatttttcaattctatCAAGTAATGGAtggaaagaaaattattttttctttcaatttttccatcttttctatcaattaaacttatggaaagaaaaattatattttcagTCTTTCTATTTTTCCACCCTTTCAaattttcatctttccaattcTCTTTCCACTTTACCACATAAAGCCTTAATAATAGAggctataaatttttaattagtttCTATATTGTAACCTTAATAGATAGATGAAAGATTAGTTTATATGTGACTAACTTTTAATCCAGCACATTCATCAAGTAACTGGATAAACTAATAGGACTTAACTTGcttttaaagtaaataatttaattatctcaAATTGAGCCACTTGATTTTAGGCTTAATTGAATTCATAGTATGAGCTAAAATCTTATATTCTTTCACTTGGACCAATGTGATAAAACATAAACTTTTAACATAAACATTTAGCACACATAAAAGTATAATATTTTACCGTATTATAATGATTTGACAACATGAGTTATGATAGTTATATGTAGTTTAAGTCACAGACTTCCTTCTATATAGTATAAAATCAAACTCAATATAATAGGGATTTAagtaacatacatatcacattagGGTCATAACAATATCTTGTAaagttttttgttttaaataatttcaaataaattatgtgCACGCTGATcataataaatatgaaatatatcaattttatatCAAAAATACAGTAATTGAGTTTAGAGTATCACATTATTATAAATACCATCCATCAATACAATCAAGATCCATTCTGTgtacatattttttaaatatttttttattataagcttttaattaacaaatatacaATCATAAGACCAACTCTAACTTTCTCTATATACTTTTATGTTTTTAAACTTCCTCCTTTTAACAATTCCATATGTTTTGCTATTAAGAAAAGCTATGAAAATGGATTGTTGGATTTTATACACTCTGGATTTAGAATCTTTATTCAATTAAAATTCTGTTCAATGAAGGTACACCATTATTAGGAAGGTAAATTTTGATCAACTTATCAATCATATGGATGTGATTCAGATGATCAAAGGAGTGATCAAAATTTACctagtattaaaattatttttaacgatttaatttaatttataggcTTAATTTTATTGTTGGGCAATTTAATTAATTGAGCCAACATATGTGAATGATCTTTTAAGTAAGAGCTAATGTTTAATTAAAAACCATGGTCTTAGTGTCCACAACGTAAGCGAAGGAATTTTCCCTAATTATGTGTTAAAAGGATCACGTAAGTCCAATTGAGGACTGAAGAAAAAGAGAATTCTAcctaaagaaaaaaatatatatataccaagaACGACTATCTCTTGCTTCTCTTTTACCCAACGACTACTCTCCTTCCTCAAGAGATTGTCAAATTTTACCTTCAATCAATCATAATTTAGTTAAATTCAAGAAGATTGTAAGATTGGAGTTAATTGACTTGGATAAAAAGCTTTAATGGGCCAAGAAGCTTTCACCATAGTTGACTACCTTAGATCCCTTacctcaaaattttttttttatcatgtaTAAGATCTTGGATCTTGGTTAAATCAAGTCTTGCTAAGTGATTACATAAGTGAATTTTTCATTGAAGAAGAAAGATCATCTAGCTAGCACTGAATAAACCCTGAAACCTTTGAAAGATCTTAGCTCTTGTCCGTGTagatgataaaccataaaagtaacatgcttttaatcccattcttgatgcatttttggttgatttattatgtaaaattagtgaatttgatgctcctaatcatttaaatttatgtttctatacttaggtgagcataaggaagtgaaaggagcgaaaaacaagccaaaatcggacaaaaaaaactattttcaggatccacacgacctgggcatttccacacgggttgggcacatgcccatgtgagccacacaggaTGGCCACACTCCCATGGGCCAGCTCATGTCGATTTCACACCCTGTTTCTCTTTTATACAGAAAAAGCTAATTCTTAAGGATTCTGAacattctaaaatttataaataacactagaagaggacctaaggGAGGACGCAGAGAAGAACAAAGAAAGGACTTGAAGAACACCATCAGATTCATTTCAGAAgcagatctccttcaagatttaAGATCTAcattcaatttctttagaagttttattgggttctttatgtcttgttgtttttctaaCTTTGAGATGATGTTATTCCAGATTATAgactaattccctagatacctagggaagatgaaacctatatgaatcttattatttgatttttgaattacatgataaatacttgattcttgttcgctgcatgcaatcctagaaatcggataacataaatctaccggattagagtcaaatctaataggggaatccataaatcgagttaatgcgacaataggggttttaattagaaagagatttcaattaatcaacctagagtcagttgttcttattctcgaaagagatactaacataatttagggatttctacagataaAGATgcaagtgaataaattatttaatccatgttcaaaataataagtgaagtctaggtagattctttcttgggtattgtctatctcgttggtttattcgattattttcttaattcattctctgttgcattcttagtaattagtttagttaattttagattaaaaacaattccttcaatttattggctagataatagaaaaatagtaagtactagtacttttagtccttgtggatacgatattcctgactcaccatagctatattattattcgataggtgcacttatCTTTATCGTAATTTTAATTAGTTTAGTGATCATCAATGGACTGCATTAGAGGCGTAACACTTTGGTTGCTCATGATTTTACAGAATCTTAGAGGATCCATTCGAGATAGATTTAGTTTTCCTCAAATTGTGGTTATCAAAAGTATGACCTACTTCAATTTATGTTTAATATGCTTAAGATATTGTTATGTTTAGATCGACGCTTTCATTATCTTGTTTAACATGTTTTCGATTCTATATTCATGatgataataaattatttttcgcTTGCGTTTATGGATtgattagatatatatatatatatatatgacatatgCTAAGAATCTATAAAACtgattagatatatatatatatatttatatgatatatgCTAAGAATCTATGCTTGTCTCATTAATATGGttgttaataaaaattttgaaatttacagtAAATTATTTATTGCACCAATCTCTTAGCTCATCCTTAAATTCgtgaaaataaaattcaaaatcatATAAACAAATAAACTAGCCACATTTTATGAACTAATCATCCAAAGTAACTCAAAACATTATTGATAATAATGTAGCCAACTTGTGTAACCTTTATTaaactataaaatttaaaatcatgaTCCATCGTCTGTACATTTTGATCTCtccttttttaaataaaattgtttTCTTGTAGTGGTGCAAGTCAGGAAAGTCAAAAAAATGTTTTTTTCATAAAACAATTTGATTGGTACAAGACAAGCTATTTtggaattaaattattatatttacaaATGATAcagtttgttttcttttctttctttcttttttatttactGTACATTTTGATTTTCTACATTTACAGAGTTTGATCTGTTAGGGAAGACTGAACATATAGAAAAGTTTCTTCCCCTTTGTTGATAAGCCTTGAGAATCAGAGTGAACACTAAAAACACCATGGAAATGGAAAGGGATAGCATAGACGCCCACTGCCAAAGAAGGGATGACCTGAATGGCTTGCATTGATTCAGGGAAATCTCAGAGAATGTGTTTTTCACCATGGTACATTCTGTCAAGCTCTGCAGATCAGGATATACATCAAGCATTGACTCAACAGTATAGCTATATGCCAATGCCTTGTTGGAAGCATCCTCTGTAAGGAATTTCCCATTCTCTAAGCATGCTTCGGTTGAATTCTGTTTGTAACAGGTGAACTTTGAAATGATCTGCAAATGAATAGTACAAAAATCATAGCATTTTATCAAGATTTTCATGTCTTCAGGAACAAGTAATCTTTGCTTACGTCTGGTATTTTACCGATAGGGATGGCATCTTTAGCACAGTCTCCAGGCTCATAGTTGAAGTCTGGTGCTCCGGAGAACGGGTCACATATCATCTTGAATCCGAGCATTTCGAAATTTTCTTCGCTCAGCCCCATAGTTGTACACACCTCAGTTATTTTTGAGTTCAACTACAACATATATAGAAATACATTGACAAATAGTATAGACTGATGTTTCTCATTTCTACAATGGAAAATACTAATAAATTTCGTACCTTCCCTATGAAATCATGGATGGTGGAACCGATCTCGGTCAAAATTTTCTCTGATTTTCTTGAACTCATGCAGGGTAACAATGAGCTTAAACTGTTGTTGTAGGGTTCTTGCACAAAATCTTCAAAAGTTGAACAAGTATCTTCAGCAAAACTGCATAGCCGCAATGGAGAGATTCTTAAAACATCTTACATAGTTTGCAAGGAAATGCAAGACTGGGAAAGGAAATGACTTTCAGATTGTTTACGTACATGTGAAGGAAAAAATCAAAACCGGTGAAAACCCAGCACAGAGCTGTTAAGATCCAGCAAAaaacaattatgctgaaaatgcAAAGAGAAAGATTATAGACACAAGGCAAAGGGTTTAAATCTTTACAACATAAGTTGAAGGAGAAAGTAAGAAATGTCCTTACAAGATAAGTCCAGGATGCCAATGTAGAAGGAACAGAACTGAGCCAAAGCGGCAATCCATTAGTCTAAATCAAATTAAttgtgattatataatttttaagatTGATAAACATTCAGACTGCTACAAATCAAGTGCAGAAATTAAGCACAACTCACCTAGTGCAGCAACCAACAAGAGCAAGTTAACACTTGCAATCCCAAGATGTGCTATGTATCTAAGACAacggaaaaaggaaaaaagaatttAAGAGTTGTAGACTGTAAAACACATGGTTTGAAGACATAATAGAGAAAGAAGCTCCTGCCTAGAAATTGGATGCTTACGGAACTTGAATCGCCACATCCAGTGAATGTTCATGATTCCTAACGAAATTGCGAATCATTCGGGATTCCCTTCCGAGTCTATGAGTTGTCACGTTCAATCTCGATGACGTCTTTTGATCATAAGGAAGCAGAAGGTACTGCATTCTTGTCATTGCGGTAATTAATCTTCGAATGGATTGGGTAACCTCATGTCCAGCTTTTACAAGTGTGTTCTTCAGTTTCTTTGTTCTGTGCTGAGAGATCTGGTTTGCTGCAATGACGAAGCTGGCAgcaattcttcgggttgaatcacaTGCAAAAAGTAACAATTTTATTAGTAACATGTTCATATATGCATTTCTATGGAGAACAAGCAAAGATTGATGAGCTTACATGGCGAACAACGTTAAGAGTAGGAACAATATAAACAGCAGCAAAAAGTAACGATCCGAATGGACAGTAAGCCAAGAAGAAGAAGATTCATTGCTGGTTATTGAGTTCTTGAAAATCATGAAAATCCCCAGATATACTCCACACAAGGTCCAAACACCCGCCATTGCATACCCATGAATTCCTGTAAATGCCGTTGACTGTAACATCATTAAATACCAAAAAAACTTTCCTTCAATAAAATGACAAAAAGGTAAAGAAAGGAAAATGGaaaaactaagaactcacagccCAGTAATGCTTATTGGTAACATTAAAGACATCATTGTAGTGTTTCAAGTGTCGAAGAGGATCGGGTCTCTTGATGATACGTTCATGAACAGGTACTGATCCAAAAACCAACTTCGGTGAAAAGATGGAAGAGAAAACGAGTaggaaaacaaatgaaacaagggGTCCATTTGGTTTGGACATGTCATTAAAGAGGTTGGATTATAGGTGTTTGGTTAGAAGAATGAAGAGAAGAAAAGGGTGGAAACATGaaattaactaaaaaggaaaGATAAAATTTGCATCAACAACTTtgggaagaagaagaaagaaagataaGTTGCTTGAATGTCGGACTTGGAGAGTAAGGTAAGAATCACTTGTGGTTATTAGTGAAAGGAGAGAATATGTTTTAGAGCAACGAATCAAGAGCCGAAATTTCTGTGCCATTTTATTGACTACCTTCCTGCTTTATTTTTCCTCCCTTGCAGTTCATCGTAAGCAATTTTCATatgtttattttggattattcttattttatacctattctaatatatattataattaaagcCGATGAAGATAATCCTGCATTGATGAtttaattttcacacaaacattttGAAATTTTACCCTATTTTCTTTTAACATTTAAATCTCCAAAACTCATcttcattaattatttttgtatattcgaatgaataataaatattttaaatagttaGATTGCATGGAATGTAGACAACTAGACATGATCATAGATTAGATTGAATCATGTTTGGGTCGAATCGATGTAAAATTTTAAGTCCGTTTTCTAAGTTCAGACTAAGTCCAAAAATGGCCTTAAAATTCTACCAAGTCTAGCCcaaattaaaaatgttaaactcgacccgcccatattaatttttttaatattatttttatataaaaataaatttgaaaaatataatacattaaatatagtaaaagttaaaataaatgtttctcaacaaattgaaaatacattaaaaaaattatacttaGATAACACTAACATAGTTGCAACTTAGCAATCAAATGcttctaaaatagtagcaaatttaacaataaaataagagttatataatatccaaataataacaataaaatagaagTAATATAATAATGAAATTGTAACAAAACAGCAAAACAGTTGATTCGGGCCAAGCCCAGGACAAAAAAATCTTACCCGAGGCTCAACCCATTTAGAAGACACGTCTTATTTTTTGTCTAAActcatttttcatatttatattttgcCTAAACCCTCCCACTTTTTAGGCAGGCCTTTGAACTTGGGCGAGTAGCTCAATCCATAATCAAGTCTAATAAAATGTACTAgaattcatttttaaaaatattaatttatttaatattatgtcTAATCTACAAAATATAAATCATCCCATAGAAAAAAGGAAACATATTAGTATAagtattattataaaattataataaattaaataattattaaaaaagatTGTTACTTTATGGAACCAAATAATCACCAAAATTAATTAGGGGTTGAAATCCAAGTATCAATCAGGCGCTATTAGCTACTCTAGTATTTCAGAAAACAACTACCAAAATGAATTTTTTCTGAGAAAATACTTATCAATCTCTCCTTACCTGAATGAATACATTGTTGATGCTTATATACATGAATAAGAGTAACTGCTCCTAACCAATTGCATACCAGACTTAAGCAACTgactaataacaaattaacaactTTATGCTAACAGTCTCTATAGCCTTTATACTCTAACATTCACCTAGCTTCCTCAATAGGTAAGACCTGAAGTAAACTTCAAAAGCGAGCAAAATTGGAGACAGACAGTAGTTTAGTAAGAATATCTGCAACCTGGTCACAGGCTGGCACTTCACCAGCAATGAGGGATCTAGTAGCCACCTTTTCGCGGACAAAAAATAAGTCAAGTTTGACATGTTTGAATTTGGCGTGT
This is a stretch of genomic DNA from Gossypium arboreum isolate Shixiya-1 chromosome 11, ASM2569848v2, whole genome shotgun sequence. It encodes these proteins:
- the LOC108472000 gene encoding uncharacterized protein LOC108472000, with translation MSKPNGPLVSFVFLLVFSSIFSPKLVFGSVPVHERIIKRPDPLRHLKHYNDVFNVTNKHYWASTAFTGIHGYAMAGVWTLCGVYLGIFMIFKNSITSNESSSSWLTVHSDRYFLLLFILFLLLTLFAIIAASFVIAANQISQHRTKKLKNTLVKAGHEVTQSIRRLITAMTRMQYLLLPYDQKTSSRLNVTTHRLGRESRMIRNFVRNHEHSLDVAIQVPYIAHLGIASVNLLLLVAALVLFLLHWHPGLIFIIVFCWILTALCWVFTGFDFFLHIFAEDTCSTFEDFVQEPYNNSLSSLLPCMSSRKSEKILTEIGSTIHDFIGKLNSKITEVCTTMGLSEENFEMLGFKMICDPFSGAPDFNYEPGDCAKDAIPIGKIPDIISKFTCYKQNSTEACLENGKFLTEDASNKALAYSYTVESMLDVYPDLQSLTECTMVKNTFSEISLNQCKPFRSSLLWQWASMLSLSISMVFLVFTLILKAYQQRGRNFSICSVFPNRSNSVNVENQNVQ